From Anoplopoma fimbria isolate UVic2021 breed Golden Eagle Sablefish chromosome 11, Afim_UVic_2022, whole genome shotgun sequence, one genomic window encodes:
- the narfl gene encoding cytosolic Fe-S cluster assembly factor narfl, with amino-acid sequence MASHFSGVLQLTDLDDFITPSQECVKPVKVEKKQGKSVAKIQIEDDGSYFQVNQDGGKQKLEKAKITLNDCLACSGCITSAESVLITQQSHEELLKVLHNNKSSPTEQKVVVVSVSPQSRASLAARFDLSSSEAGRRLTSFFKGLGVHHVFETSFSRTFSLLESQREFVERFQRKEQDSKSLPMLTSACPGWICYAEKTHGEFILPYISTTRSPQQMMGSLVKGYFAEQQGLSPQQIYHVAVMPCFDKKLEASRSDFYLNEAETREVDCVITSGEVQKMLEEKNVSLNDVEPAPLDTMFSSVSGDEFLSHSGSGSGGYLHHVFTYAAKQLFGEEVKELTYKTLRNKDFQEVTLERDGVVLLSFASTYGFRNIQNLVQKLKRGKSPYHFVEVMACPSGCLNGGGQVKPLPGQIPKELLQKVEELYKAERPLSPEDDTRVAELYQSWLHSVGEERAKELLHTRYHAIEKMTNGLTMKW; translated from the exons ATGGCGTCTCACTTCAGCGGTGTGCTGCAGCTGACAGATCTCGACGATTTTATCACCCCCTCTCAG GAATGTGTCAAACCTGTTAAAGTAGAGAAGAAACAAGGCAAATCCGTGGCCAAAATTCAAATAGAAGATGACGGCAGTTACTTCCAAGTCAATCAG GATGGTGGGAAGCAGAAGCTGGAGAAAGCAAAGATCACACTTAATGACTGTTTAGCGTGCAGCGGCTGTATCACCTCAGCTGAGAGCGTCCTCATCACTCAGCAGAGCCATGAGGAGCTCCTTAAAGTGCTGCATAACAACAAG TCCAGCCCGACAGAGcagaaggtggtggtggtgtcgGTGTCACCGCAGTCCAGAGCCTCCCTCGCAGCACGCTTTGACCTCAGCAGCAGTGAGGCAGGCAGGAGGCTTACTTCTTTCTTCAAAGGCCTTG GGGTTCATCATGTTTTTGAAACAAGCTTTAGTCGTACCTTCAGCCTGctggagagccagagagagtTTGTGGAGCGTTTCCAGAGGAAGGAGCAGGACAGCAAGAGTCTGCCCATGCTGACATCAGCCTGTCCAG GTTGGATTTGCTATGCAGAGAAGACTCACGGGGAGTTTATTCTTCCTTACATTAGTACCACTCGCTCCCCCCAGCAGATGATGGGTTCCCTGGTTAAAGGCTATTTTGCTGAACAACAG gGGCTAAGTCCACAGCAGATCTACCATGTGGCAGTAATGCCATGCTTTGACAAGAAACTTGAGGCCTCGAGGTCAGACTTCTACCTGAACGAAGCGGAGACTCGAGAAGTAGACTGTGTCATCACATCTG GAGAGGTTCAGAAAATGCTGGAGGAGAAAAATGTGTCTCTTAATGATGTGGAACCTGCACCCCTAGATACAAT GTTCAGCAGTGTGAGTGGGGATGAGTTCCTGAGCCATTCTGGGAGCGGGTCAGGGGGTTACCTCCATCATGTCTTCACATATGCAGCCAAGCAGCTGTTtggggaggaggtgaaggagctTACCTACAAGACCCTCCG GAATAAAGACTTCCAGGAAGTGACTCTAGAGAGGGACGGAGTTGTCCTGTTGTCCTTTGCTTCCACATACGGCTTCCGTAACATCCAGAACCTGGTGCAGAAACTCAAGAGGGGGAAGTCGCCTTACCACTTTGTGGAAGTCATGGCCTGTCCATCAG GCTGTCTAAACGGTGGTGGACAGGTGAAGCCTTTACCTGGTCAGATCCCCAAAGAGCTTCTCCAGAAGGTTGAGGAGCTGTACAAGGCAGAGCGCCCCCTGTCGCCAGAAGATGACACCCGTGTGGCCGAGCTGTACCAGTCCTGGCTCCACAGTGTCGGGGAGGAGAGAGCCAAAGAGCTGCTACACACACGCTACCACGCTATAGAGAAGATGACAAACGGACTCACTATGAAGTGGTGA
- the e4f1 gene encoding transcription factor E4F1 — MSVENNHTAETEREQTTNGSETITIQTTLGDEDEDVHKCGRCQSEFCTLEAFIQHKLQQNCRRVEAREASSQDAIQEVTAANGSSSSEVKTNDCASSDDPLKTTNDPLGRGRRKKTLKVNDHSDGTEESVSDNADSDNKPIYKVTQEGRYICQLCDKTFKTTNILRTHMKTHSDQKNFSCDLCGTMFRTKGSLIRHNRRHTDERPYRCTLCGQSFRESGALTRHLKALTPCTEKIRFVQYKEILVSKDGIQKGVDDQVAMAAQQHEVVVVEQQPAEQEMVEAQAAVVSVVETGSQEVLHQVHFTMEVNGTTQEQQVVVEQSQAEALAAAAAAGDNLICQAIINSGIALGTEEAIVEETSQETEETEEIEGIDKVVSDCPDVDENITEIQVKEEFVEMETEEAGEAADQISFKLYTCPHCNRSFKGLNYFRFHVKGHLGYKPFKCTLCHKEFLTGYLLKKHMEVHVSERRYKCGECGKLYKTIGHVREHMRAHSDERPYRCARCNKGYKTKNALQVHQRTHGEDKPYVCQFCLRGFREKGSLVRHIRHHTGEKPFKCSKCGRGFAEHGTLNRHMRAKGGCLKDDCSEQQDVETEEKESDDSLATAAIISEDPHAVLVEFSSVVADTQEYIIKTQTEEEVQEEEVTLIQDSQNEMGNQIMKVVQQIVSQSHGAGGTGSHQIIVRNMAMNEESASISDCGDTITIATPESLTEQVAMTLASAISDGTLLATAGTVETAEGTVTMVTTEETVDEGMQMVQQEEYVITSPEEVEIQTVIV; from the exons ATGAGTGTAGAAAATAATCATACGGCAGAAACAGAGCGAGAGCAAACGACGAACGGCAGCGAGACGATCACCATCCAGACGACCCTGGGAGATGAAG ATGAAGATGTGCACAAGTGCGGACGCTGTCAGTCTGAGTTTTGCACTCTGGAGGCTTTCATCCAGCACAAGCTGCAGCAGAACTGCAGACGTGTGGAGGCAAGGGAGGCGAGCAGCCAGGACGCCATTCAAGAG GTTACTGCAGCCAATGGGAGTTCTTCTTCAGAGGTGAAAACAAATGACTGTGCATCTTCAGATGATCCATTGAAGACTACTAATG ACCCGCTAGGTCGAGGTCGCAGGAAGAAAACACTCAAAGTCAATGACCACTCAGATGGGACTGAGGAATCCGTATCTGACAATGCTGACAGTGACAACAAACCTATATACAAAGTGACCCAAGAGGGACGCTACATTTGCCAACTTTGTGACAAGACGTTCAAAACA ACCAACATCTTGAGAACTCACATGAAAACTCACAGTGACCAAAAGAACTTCTCATGTGACCTATGTGGGACCATGTTTCGCACAAAAGGCTCCCTGATTCGTCACAACCGTCGTCACACTG ATGAGCGGCCATATCGCTGTACCCTATGTGGCCAGTCCTTCAGAGAGTCAGGTGCCCTCACCAGACACCTCAAGGCCCTCACACCCTGCACAGAAAAGATCCGCTTTGTTCAGTACAAGGAGATCTTGGTCAGCAAAGATGGAATACAAAAAG GAGTCGATGATCAGGTTGCAATGGCTGCTCAGCAGCATGAGGTGGTGGTTGTGGAACAACAGCCAGCGGAGCAGGAGATGGTAGAAGCTCAGGCTGCTGTCGTCAGTGTGGTAGAGACTGGTTCCCAGGAGGTTCTCCATCAGGTTCACTTcacaatggaggtgaatggaacAACACAGGAGCAACAG GTTGTAGTAGAGCAGTCTCAGGCAGAAGccctggctgctgctgcagcagcaggcgACAACCTCATCTGCCAAGCTATCATCAACTCTGGCATTGCACTGGGGACAGAGGAAGCCATTGTTGAGGAGACCTCACAGGAAACTGAGGAAACTGAGGAAATTGAGGGAATTGATAAAGTGGTTTCTGACTGTCCTGATGTTGATGAGAACATCACTGAGATCCAGGTGAAAGAAGAGTTTGTGGAGATGGAGACGGAG GAAGCAGGTGAAGCAGCTGATCAAATATCCTTCAAATTGTACACATGTCCACACTGTAATCGCTCCTTCAAGGGACTGAATTACTTTCGCTTTCATGTCAAGGGCCACTTGG GTTACAAGCCCTTCAAGTGCACACTATGCCATAAGGAGTTTCTGACTGGTTACCTGCTGAAGAAACACATGGAAGTCCATGTCAGTGAGAGGAGGTACAAGTGTGGTGAGTGTGGCAAGCTGTACAAAACCATCGGGCATGTACGAGAGCACATGAGAGCCCACTCGGATGAGAGACCCTACCGCTGTGCCAGATGCAACAAGGGATATAAGACCAAG AATGCCTTGCAGGTGCATCAGCGGACCCACGGTGAAGATAAACCTTATGTGTGTCAGTTCTGCCTGAGAGGCTTCAGGGAGAAAGGTTCACTGGTGCGACACATCCGCCATCACACCGGGGAGAAGCCCTTCAAGTGCTCAAAGTGTGGGCGAGGCTTTGCTGAGCACGGGACTCTCAATCGACATATGCGTGCGAAAG GAGGCTGCCTGAAAGATGATTGCAGTGAGCAGCAGGATGTGGAAACAGAGGAGAAGGAGTCAGATGACAGCCTCGCCACAGCAGCCATCATCTCAGAGGATCCTCATGCCGTCCTGGTGGAGTTCTCCTCAGTGGTGGCAGACACACAGGAGTACATCATCAAG ActcaaacagaggaggaggtgcaggaggaggaggtcacaCTCATTCAAGACAGCCAAAATGAG ATGGGAAACCAAATCATGAAAGTGGTGCAGCAAATTGTCAGCCAGTCACATGGCGCTGGCGGCACCGGCAGCCACCAGATCATTGTGCGCAATATGGCGATGAACGAGGAGAGCGCATCCATCTCTGACTGTGGTGACACAATCACCATCGCTACACCCGAGAGCCTGACGGAGCAGGTGGCCATGACGCTGGCCTCCGCCATCAGTGACGGCACGCTACTGGCCACGGCTGGCACCGTGGAGACGGCAGAAGGAACAGTTACTATGGTTACCACAGAGGAAACGGTGGATGAGGGAATGCAGATGGTGCAGCAAGAGGAATATGTCATCACCTCcccggaggaggtggagattcAGACGGTCATTGTATGA